One window of the Actinomyces procaprae genome contains the following:
- a CDS encoding L-ribulose-5-phosphate 3-epimerase → MSVTSLDDGIRLGIYEKALVGNPLATPDDWASFLAQVPQAGYSFLDLSVDESPEREARLQWGPRQCRMVREAAESVGTGIGGVCLSVHRRIGPGSADPEVRRRAREVMARGLELCHELGAPVIQIAGYYAYYEDPHPDAERWYGELLADAVPLASRLGVVMGIENVDGTDVTSIRKAMEFVDAVGSPYLQVYPDLGNIAEQGLDPAVELGAGRGHMVAMHAKDVRRGEPRRVEMGTGIVDWDKSFQLLAAQHWTGRLMIEMWNDDAPDSVARCVAAREFIEGKAAGAGIAIQQP, encoded by the coding sequence ATGAGCGTGACCTCCCTCGACGACGGTATCCGCCTGGGCATCTACGAGAAGGCCCTGGTCGGCAACCCGCTGGCCACCCCCGACGACTGGGCGAGCTTCCTCGCCCAGGTGCCGCAGGCCGGCTACTCCTTCCTGGACCTGTCCGTGGACGAGTCCCCGGAGCGGGAGGCCCGCCTACAGTGGGGGCCACGCCAGTGCCGCATGGTGCGTGAGGCCGCCGAGTCGGTCGGCACCGGCATCGGCGGGGTGTGCCTGTCGGTGCACCGGCGCATCGGCCCGGGCTCGGCCGATCCCGAGGTGCGGCGTCGGGCCCGCGAGGTCATGGCCCGCGGCCTGGAACTGTGCCATGAGCTGGGAGCCCCCGTGATCCAGATCGCCGGCTATTACGCCTACTACGAGGACCCCCACCCGGACGCCGAACGCTGGTACGGCGAGCTGCTGGCCGACGCCGTCCCCCTGGCCTCTCGCCTCGGGGTGGTGATGGGGATCGAGAACGTCGACGGCACCGACGTGACCTCGATCCGCAAGGCCATGGAGTTCGTCGACGCCGTCGGCTCCCCCTACCTGCAGGTCTACCCCGACCTCGGCAACATCGCCGAGCAGGGGCTGGACCCCGCCGTCGAGCTCGGCGCCGGCCGCGGGCACATGGTGGCCATGCACGCCAAGGACGTGCGCCGCGGCGAGCCCCGAAGGGTGGAAATGGGAACCGGCATCGTCGACTGGGACAAGTCCTTCCAGCTGCTCGCCGCCCAGCACTGGACCGGCAGGCTCATGATTGAGATGTGGAACGACGACGCGCCCGACTCCGTCGCCCGTTGCGTGGCCGCGCGCGAGTTCATTGAGGGCAAGGCCGCCGGCGCCGGCATCGCCATCCAGCAGCCCTGA
- a CDS encoding shikimate kinase, giving the protein MSAAGVVLLGAPGAGSSSVGAALVRSTGGVLLDVVDDAARALGTTPELALVAVPEERYRDALVGVALTAIGRAAADGAVVALGSGCLGDRRVQDALRHAVAAGVNLIHLTATPRRLATRNGLDAPRSVALGNVHQAFAQMLREREEECARVGAVVVDTTDTTPAQAAAAVLRLVGLDPATGGAIG; this is encoded by the coding sequence ATGAGCGCTGCCGGCGTGGTTCTGCTCGGGGCGCCGGGTGCAGGCAGCTCCAGCGTCGGGGCCGCACTGGTGCGGTCCACGGGTGGTGTGCTGCTGGACGTTGTGGATGACGCTGCGCGCGCCCTGGGCACGACCCCCGAGCTCGCGCTGGTGGCCGTGCCGGAGGAACGCTACCGGGACGCGCTGGTCGGCGTCGCGCTGACCGCTATCGGCAGGGCGGCGGCCGATGGTGCGGTAGTCGCCCTCGGGTCGGGTTGCCTCGGGGACCGGCGGGTCCAGGACGCCCTCAGGCATGCGGTCGCGGCCGGCGTGAACCTCATCCACCTCACCGCCACGCCCCGGCGCCTGGCCACTCGCAACGGACTGGATGCTCCCCGGTCCGTGGCCCTGGGCAACGTCCACCAGGCCTTCGCGCAGATGCTGCGCGAGCGCGAGGAGGAGTGTGCGCGCGTGGGCGCCGTCGTCGTCGACACCACCGACACCACGCCTGCGCAGGCCGCTGCCGCGGTACTGCGGCTGGTCGGCCTCGACCCGGCCACGGGTGGCGCCATAGGCTGA
- a CDS encoding shikimate dehydrogenase yields the protein MDAASAVSAGSTGPAGPARPIRYRAAVIGNPVTHSLSPVLHRAAYADLGLEDWAYERREVAPAELPALLDDLAAPSPTGPIWAGLSVTMPHKQALLGRLDVVDPLAATVGAVNTVVAQRSGRGAALLAGFNTDVAGIVGAVREAGRTAADGNGAGPSRAVVLGSGATACSALAALTELGATDIVVAARRHAGPGRALTAAHRMGLEVTALTWRPGDAASDAEVAAAAAQADVFVSTLPAGAADTLSAPLSAALEGGAPRRGAVMLDVVYAPWPTPLAGAWRAGGGAVAPGWLMLLHQAVPQVTVMTGRTPELGPMRQALLAALTERAGVDAAHAPGADVG from the coding sequence ATGGATGCCGCCTCGGCCGTTAGTGCCGGCTCAACTGGTCCTGCCGGGCCTGCCCGTCCCATTCGGTACCGGGCCGCTGTTATCGGCAACCCGGTCACGCACTCGTTGTCGCCGGTGCTGCACCGCGCGGCCTACGCCGACCTCGGCCTGGAGGACTGGGCGTACGAGCGCCGTGAGGTTGCGCCGGCCGAGCTTCCCGCCCTGCTGGACGATCTGGCGGCACCGTCACCGACCGGCCCGATCTGGGCGGGCCTGAGCGTGACGATGCCCCACAAGCAGGCACTGCTGGGCAGGCTGGACGTTGTCGACCCGCTCGCGGCCACCGTGGGGGCGGTGAACACGGTGGTCGCCCAGCGGTCCGGACGGGGCGCCGCGCTGCTGGCCGGCTTCAACACCGACGTCGCCGGAATCGTCGGTGCCGTGCGCGAGGCCGGCCGGACCGCCGCGGACGGAAACGGCGCTGGCCCCTCCCGCGCCGTCGTACTGGGGTCCGGCGCCACCGCCTGCTCCGCCCTGGCCGCGCTCACCGAGCTGGGGGCCACCGATATCGTCGTCGCGGCCCGCCGGCACGCCGGTCCCGGCCGGGCACTCACCGCCGCGCACCGCATGGGGCTAGAGGTGACCGCCCTGACCTGGCGTCCGGGCGACGCCGCCTCCGACGCCGAGGTTGCCGCCGCCGCCGCGCAGGCCGACGTGTTCGTGTCCACCCTGCCGGCCGGTGCCGCCGACACCCTGTCCGCGCCGCTGTCCGCCGCCCTGGAGGGCGGGGCCCCCAGGCGCGGCGCGGTGATGCTCGACGTCGTCTACGCGCCCTGGCCCACCCCGCTGGCCGGAGCCTGGCGGGCCGGCGGCGGCGCCGTCGCTCCCGGGTGGCTGATGCTGCTGCACCAGGCCGTCCCCCAAGTCACCGTCATGACCGGCCGCACGCCCGAGCTCGGACCGATGCGTCAGGCACTGCTGGCGGCGCTCACGGAGCGTGCGGGCGTGGACGCCGCCCATGCTCCGGGTGCGGACGTGGGATGA
- the nusB gene encoding transcription antitermination factor NusB — MTESMPVVPEADADPVSFDDAESASDQHPKYPITARTKARRRAVEVLFEADQRGMLRGDSGAQMLRELAAERALRSANQTEAPAYTRTALAGVADHLAEIDETIETYSHGWVLSRMPATDRAIARLATWEIVWNDDVDAPVAVDEAITLSRMLSTDESPRFLNGLLGRIGDLADTLR, encoded by the coding sequence ATGACCGAATCCATGCCGGTGGTGCCCGAGGCCGACGCGGATCCAGTGTCTTTCGACGACGCCGAGTCCGCGTCGGACCAGCACCCCAAGTACCCGATCACCGCGCGCACCAAGGCACGCAGGCGAGCCGTGGAGGTCCTGTTCGAGGCGGACCAGCGCGGCATGCTGCGCGGCGACTCCGGTGCGCAGATGCTGCGGGAGCTCGCCGCTGAGCGGGCGCTGCGCTCCGCCAACCAGACTGAGGCACCCGCGTACACGCGCACGGCCCTGGCGGGCGTCGCCGATCACCTCGCGGAGATCGACGAGACCATCGAGACCTACTCCCACGGCTGGGTGCTGAGCCGCATGCCCGCCACGGACCGGGCCATCGCCCGCCTGGCCACTTGGGAGATCGTCTGGAACGACGACGTGGACGCGCCGGTTGCCGTCGACGAGGCGATCACGCTCTCCCGCATGCTCTCCACCGACGAGTCACCCCGCTTCCTCAATGGCCTGCTGGGCCGTATCGGAGACCTCGCCGACACGCTGCGCTGA
- the efp gene encoding elongation factor P: MATTNDLKNGMVLNLEGQLWQVVEFQHVKPGKGPAFVRTKIKNVLSGKTVDKTFNAGLKVETATVDRRDMQFSYKDGDDFVFMDVKTYEQTYVSADVVGQAADLMLEGQDVIVAFHEDTVLFVELPAAVVLTVSHTEPGLQGDRSSAGTKPATLETGAEIQVPLFLNIGDKVKVDTRSRSYISRVTD, translated from the coding sequence GTGGCAACGACGAACGACCTGAAGAACGGCATGGTGCTGAACCTGGAGGGCCAGCTGTGGCAGGTGGTCGAGTTCCAGCACGTCAAGCCGGGCAAGGGCCCCGCCTTCGTGCGCACCAAGATCAAGAACGTCCTTTCCGGCAAGACTGTGGACAAGACCTTCAACGCCGGCCTGAAGGTGGAGACCGCCACCGTTGACCGCCGCGACATGCAGTTCTCCTACAAGGACGGCGACGACTTCGTCTTCATGGACGTCAAGACCTACGAGCAGACGTACGTGTCGGCCGACGTGGTCGGGCAGGCCGCCGACCTCATGCTCGAGGGACAGGACGTGATCGTCGCCTTCCACGAGGACACGGTGCTGTTCGTGGAGCTGCCGGCCGCCGTCGTGCTGACCGTCTCCCACACCGAGCCCGGCCTGCAGGGCGACCGCTCCTCCGCCGGCACCAAGCCCGCCACCCTGGAGACCGGTGCCGAGATCCAGGTCCCGCTGTTCCTGAACATCGGCGACAAGGTGAAGGTTGACACCCGCTCCCGGTCATACATCTCCCGCGTCACCGACTGA
- a CDS encoding MFS transporter codes for MSTQAVAHSAPSGRSAPEQIDNHRLTGHQKSLIGMAIVGNVSEFFDMFLIGFIVNLLIETPGWNLTGFHSGVILAGAGLGTVLGSVTWGRLADVFGRKHAFIWCIVVLVVFTAASAFTPVNGWILLTILRTGVGFGVGGLNITSVPFVQEFVPAKQRGLLAGLTSVFIPAGIFLGGLVTKYFGDALGWRGLIAVGCVPIVLLAWARIIPESPRFLQSRGREREAKEAYAWAMEIPVEQVAELPELPQKSSASYGVIFSKYPKQLLVVAVGSFCFIMGSFTVQSWGQTLLGQSFKFPAGTVATLFMFVSLGDLLGRLGSAWISDKIGRRWTMFGCGMIGAIGALVAAFSTRMVSSGGEIGNAGYVFFAGIFIVMMFGDGAFGILNAFGGEQFPTEARSTGLGLGYGIGAIAKVVGPYFVGALVGSSELSPEVVFLPFIIFAVLLFLGGVVYLFARETKGASLEDI; via the coding sequence ATGAGTACACAAGCAGTGGCGCATAGCGCGCCGTCGGGGCGCAGCGCCCCGGAACAGATCGACAACCATCGCCTTACCGGCCACCAGAAGTCCCTGATCGGCATGGCGATCGTGGGCAACGTGTCGGAGTTCTTCGACATGTTCCTGATCGGATTCATCGTCAACCTCCTCATTGAGACGCCGGGCTGGAACCTGACCGGCTTCCACTCCGGCGTGATCCTTGCCGGCGCCGGCCTGGGCACCGTCCTCGGGTCGGTGACCTGGGGGCGGCTCGCGGACGTGTTCGGCCGCAAGCACGCCTTCATCTGGTGCATCGTCGTCCTGGTGGTCTTCACGGCCGCGTCCGCCTTCACACCGGTGAACGGCTGGATCCTGCTGACGATCCTGCGCACCGGCGTGGGCTTCGGCGTCGGCGGCCTGAACATCACCTCCGTGCCCTTCGTCCAGGAATTCGTGCCCGCCAAGCAGCGCGGGCTGTTGGCGGGCCTGACCAGTGTGTTCATTCCTGCCGGCATCTTCCTGGGTGGGCTGGTGACCAAGTACTTCGGTGATGCGCTCGGCTGGCGCGGCCTGATCGCCGTCGGCTGCGTCCCGATCGTGCTGCTCGCCTGGGCCCGCATCATCCCGGAGTCGCCCCGGTTCCTGCAGTCGCGCGGCCGTGAGCGGGAGGCGAAGGAGGCCTATGCCTGGGCGATGGAGATCCCGGTGGAGCAGGTCGCGGAACTGCCGGAGCTGCCGCAGAAGTCCTCCGCCTCCTACGGGGTGATCTTCTCCAAGTACCCCAAGCAGCTGCTGGTGGTCGCCGTCGGCTCCTTCTGCTTCATCATGGGCTCCTTCACGGTGCAATCCTGGGGGCAGACGCTGCTGGGGCAGTCATTCAAGTTCCCCGCGGGCACGGTGGCGACGCTGTTCATGTTCGTCTCGCTCGGGGACCTGCTGGGCCGCCTCGGCTCGGCGTGGATCTCCGACAAGATCGGGCGGCGCTGGACCATGTTCGGTTGCGGCATGATCGGTGCCATTGGCGCCCTGGTCGCGGCCTTCTCCACCCGGATGGTCTCCTCCGGCGGGGAGATCGGGAACGCCGGCTACGTGTTCTTCGCCGGCATCTTCATCGTGATGATGTTCGGCGACGGCGCCTTCGGCATCCTCAACGCCTTCGGCGGCGAGCAGTTCCCCACCGAGGCACGTTCCACCGGGCTGGGTCTGGGCTACGGGATCGGCGCCATCGCCAAGGTGGTGGGACCGTACTTCGTTGGCGCGCTGGTCGGTTCCTCCGAGCTCAGCCCAGAGGTGGTGTTCCTGCCATTCATCATCTTCGCGGTGCTGCTGTTCCTGGGTGGCGTGGTCTACCTGTTCGCCCGTGAGACCAAGGGCGCCTCGCTTGAGGACATCTGA
- a CDS encoding FMN-binding negative transcriptional regulator: MYVPRHFELPDDYAAELLERPRRGNLITVHADGPAATLVPFYRDAERGTLVTHLVRNNPQVREPITGPGMVIFDDVDAYVSPRWYATNEVKPNVPTWDYITLHVRGPVRIDPRPEAALRVARRLTELYESDDVLAPIGEEKLERMARAIVAVEVGIEQVQGKAKMSQNRHPDDIRSLAAELARRGHARMAEYLLEVSLPYAQQRYATLARLGEVHALREDVKDVTEIG; the protein is encoded by the coding sequence ATGTATGTGCCCAGGCACTTTGAGCTTCCCGATGACTATGCCGCCGAGCTGCTTGAACGGCCCCGGCGGGGCAACCTGATCACCGTGCACGCCGACGGGCCGGCAGCCACGCTCGTGCCCTTCTACCGGGACGCCGAGCGCGGCACGCTGGTAACCCACCTGGTGCGCAACAACCCGCAGGTGCGTGAGCCGATCACGGGCCCCGGCATGGTCATCTTCGACGACGTCGACGCCTATGTCTCTCCCCGCTGGTATGCCACCAACGAGGTCAAGCCCAACGTACCCACCTGGGACTACATCACCCTGCACGTGCGGGGGCCGGTGCGCATCGATCCGCGCCCCGAGGCGGCGCTTCGAGTGGCGCGCAGGCTCACGGAGCTGTATGAGTCCGACGACGTGCTCGCGCCCATCGGCGAGGAGAAGCTGGAGCGTATGGCCAGGGCGATCGTGGCCGTCGAGGTCGGTATCGAGCAGGTGCAGGGCAAGGCGAAGATGAGCCAGAACCGGCACCCCGACGACATCCGCTCGCTTGCCGCCGAGCTGGCGCGCCGGGGGCATGCGCGCATGGCCGAGTACCTGTTGGAGGTGTCGCTGCCGTACGCGCAGCAGCGCTACGCCACGCTCGCGCGGCTTGGCGAGGTGCACGCCCTGCGCGAGGACGTCAAGGACGTCACCGAGATCGGTTGA
- a CDS encoding sugar kinase — protein sequence MTYDLTTIGEGQIRLTCERGERLSTARSLRMTAAGSEANVAGLLSELGRSTAWASKLPKGELADRIALEYSAVGVDIRHTVMTEEGRVALYFLEPGEFPLPGKVTYDRLHTPFRTITPEEFDWDALLDTRVVFLTGITAALTPETARVVRYFADAAVERGVDVALDVNFRSLLWSGEQARRTLEPIARESSILFCSRTDARVVFGIDKPGVSACRALREEMGVPTVVSTDGRAGTYLSTADKDRAFEIHSVPVIDRPGAGDSFVAGTLHGWLDDDVEKGIQMGTKVAQIALTHHGDLTHVRPGELQTLQSSDIVR from the coding sequence ATGACGTACGACCTGACCACCATCGGTGAGGGGCAGATCCGCCTCACCTGTGAGCGTGGCGAGCGGCTGTCCACAGCCCGCTCGCTGCGCATGACCGCCGCCGGCTCCGAAGCCAACGTTGCCGGACTGCTCAGCGAGCTCGGCCGCTCCACCGCCTGGGCGTCGAAGCTGCCCAAGGGCGAGCTGGCCGACCGCATCGCCCTGGAGTACTCCGCCGTCGGCGTGGATATCCGCCACACCGTCATGACGGAGGAGGGCCGGGTGGCCCTGTACTTCCTGGAGCCGGGCGAGTTCCCGCTGCCGGGCAAGGTCACTTACGACCGGCTGCACACGCCCTTCCGCACCATCACGCCGGAGGAATTCGACTGGGATGCCCTGCTGGACACCCGCGTCGTCTTCCTGACCGGTATTACCGCCGCGCTCACGCCCGAGACCGCGAGGGTCGTGCGCTACTTCGCCGACGCCGCCGTCGAGCGGGGCGTGGACGTCGCCCTGGACGTCAACTTCCGCTCCCTGCTGTGGAGCGGCGAGCAGGCGCGCCGGACGCTCGAGCCGATCGCCCGAGAGTCCTCGATCCTGTTCTGCTCGCGCACCGACGCCCGCGTGGTGTTCGGCATCGACAAGCCGGGCGTATCGGCCTGCCGGGCGCTGCGCGAGGAGATGGGCGTGCCCACGGTGGTCTCCACCGATGGGCGCGCCGGGACCTACCTGTCGACGGCGGACAAGGACCGTGCCTTCGAGATCCACTCGGTGCCGGTGATCGACCGGCCGGGCGCGGGCGACTCCTTCGTCGCCGGCACCCTGCACGGCTGGCTCGACGACGACGTCGAGAAGGGCATCCAAATGGGCACGAAGGTCGCCCAGATCGCGCTGACGCACCACGGCGACCTGACCCATGTGCGCCCCGGCGAGCTGCAGACCCTGCAGAGCTCGGACATCGTCCGCTGA
- the aroB gene encoding 3-dehydroquinate synthase, with protein MPPLHDDRADRPLPATIDPDRLPLVLVGLPGSGKTTVARLLANALGVQVTDTDAEIRRRARMTIPQIFSAEGEAGFRERETRALRAVLTGEAAAHGVVALGGGGVLREENRRLLQGREVVHLVASPATAAAHVGDGRGRPLIDRSGSDAAEADGEGVDADVLARMEALHAERDALYRQVATLSVPTDGLTPEQVAALVLVALGAGPSRAAAALGRGGAASAAAPGTFRQTHEDGVTRITVPGTSGGRPYEVVVGAGLAEVVAGAVAAAPGGGAGGVAIVHADTVAARATGYAQALSAGGLRVTCIEVPGGERAKHAAVLNDIWERLGSFRMGRDGCLVGVGGGATTDLAGFAAATWLRGVPIVQVPTTLLAMVDAAVGGKTGIDSEAGKNLVGAFHPPAAVIADLEALGTLPVPELRAGLGEVVKCGFIADPAILDLVLAGSAPPDACSPVVAELVTRSVAVKAAVVGEDLTESGLREILNYGHTYAHAVEKVTGYGWRHGEAVAVGCVFAAEVSHRLGRLSAAALALHRRAFAAAGLPIAFPEGADAFEALHAAMTADKKVRAGRIRMVLLDDVAHPVRGVVPDLEVLRSAHEAVTRAPAGRGASA; from the coding sequence ATGCCCCCTCTCCACGACGACAGGGCGGACCGACCCCTGCCCGCGACCATCGACCCGGATCGTCTCCCGCTGGTGCTCGTAGGCCTGCCGGGCTCCGGCAAGACGACTGTCGCCCGCCTGCTGGCCAATGCGCTGGGCGTGCAGGTGACCGACACCGATGCGGAGATCCGGCGTCGTGCACGAATGACGATTCCGCAGATCTTCTCCGCCGAGGGGGAGGCGGGCTTCCGGGAGCGGGAGACGCGGGCGCTGCGGGCGGTGCTGACCGGTGAGGCGGCCGCGCACGGGGTGGTGGCACTCGGCGGTGGTGGCGTCCTGCGGGAGGAGAATCGCCGCCTGCTTCAGGGCAGGGAGGTCGTTCACCTGGTCGCCAGCCCGGCCACCGCCGCCGCGCATGTGGGTGACGGGCGGGGACGTCCTCTGATCGACCGGTCCGGCTCCGACGCCGCCGAGGCCGACGGCGAGGGCGTCGACGCCGATGTGCTCGCCCGCATGGAGGCACTGCACGCCGAGCGTGACGCCCTGTACCGGCAGGTGGCCACGCTCAGCGTGCCCACCGACGGGCTCACTCCCGAGCAGGTCGCCGCCCTGGTGCTGGTCGCACTGGGCGCGGGCCCGTCCCGGGCGGCCGCCGCGCTGGGACGTGGCGGCGCCGCGAGCGCGGCCGCGCCGGGCACGTTCCGGCAGACGCACGAGGACGGCGTCACCCGCATCACCGTCCCGGGCACCTCCGGCGGCCGCCCCTACGAGGTCGTCGTCGGAGCCGGGCTCGCCGAGGTGGTGGCCGGCGCCGTCGCCGCGGCCCCCGGCGGTGGAGCCGGCGGGGTCGCGATCGTGCACGCGGATACGGTCGCCGCCAGGGCGACCGGCTACGCGCAGGCACTGTCCGCCGGGGGCCTGCGGGTAACCTGCATAGAGGTGCCGGGCGGGGAACGCGCCAAGCATGCGGCGGTACTCAATGACATCTGGGAGCGGCTGGGCTCCTTCCGTATGGGGCGCGACGGCTGCCTGGTGGGGGTGGGTGGCGGTGCGACCACCGACCTGGCCGGCTTCGCTGCGGCAACCTGGCTGCGGGGCGTGCCCATCGTCCAGGTGCCCACCACGCTGCTGGCGATGGTGGATGCGGCCGTGGGCGGCAAGACCGGTATTGACTCCGAGGCCGGGAAGAACCTGGTTGGGGCGTTCCATCCGCCCGCCGCGGTGATCGCCGACCTGGAGGCGCTTGGAACACTGCCCGTGCCGGAACTGCGCGCCGGCCTGGGGGAGGTCGTCAAGTGCGGGTTCATCGCCGACCCCGCGATCCTGGACCTGGTGCTGGCGGGGTCCGCCCCGCCGGATGCGTGCTCACCGGTGGTTGCGGAACTGGTGACCCGCTCGGTGGCGGTCAAGGCCGCCGTCGTGGGTGAGGACCTCACCGAGTCCGGGCTGCGGGAGATCCTCAACTACGGGCATACCTACGCCCATGCCGTTGAGAAGGTCACCGGCTACGGCTGGCGGCATGGGGAGGCGGTCGCGGTCGGCTGCGTGTTCGCCGCTGAGGTCTCTCACCGGTTGGGGCGGCTGAGCGCCGCAGCGCTCGCGCTGCACCGGCGCGCCTTTGCGGCAGCCGGCCTTCCGATCGCCTTTCCCGAGGGCGCGGACGCATTCGAGGCCCTGCACGCGGCCATGACCGCGGACAAGAAGGTGCGTGCCGGCAGGATCCGGATGGTGCTGCTGGACGACGTCGCCCATCCCGTGCGCGGGGTGGTGCCCGACCTGGAGGTGCTGCGCTCGGCCCACGAGGCGGTCACGCGGGCTCCCGCGGGCCGGGGAGCGTCGGCATGA
- the aroC gene encoding chorismate synthase: MLRWMTAGESHGEALTAIIEGVPAGIDITSDQVRAALARRRLGHGRGARQKFEADELTVLGGIRHGRTLGGPIALRIGNSEWPKWSTVMSPDPVPESALRRHAGTGDEREIARNLPLTRPRPGHADLPGLLKYDLPDARPVLERASARETAARVALGAVAEALLEQVAGIRLVSHVVRIGAVELPPAVPAPTPEDEQRLCDDPVRCTDPATSAAMVAEIDAARKAGDTLGGVVEVIATGVPIGLGTHVQADRRLDARLAGALMGIQAVKGVEIGDGFAEAARRGSAAHDEIVALEDGRVERATNRAGGIEGGISNGAAVRVRAAYKPISTVPRALRTVDLANGEPASGLHQRSDTTAVVPGAVIAEAMVALVLADALLEKTGGDSAAEARRNLSGYLARVAERTRW, translated from the coding sequence ATGCTTCGATGGATGACCGCCGGCGAGTCCCATGGCGAGGCCCTCACCGCCATCATTGAGGGTGTCCCCGCGGGCATTGACATAACCAGTGACCAGGTCCGTGCGGCGCTGGCGCGGCGCCGCCTGGGGCACGGGCGCGGTGCCCGGCAGAAGTTCGAGGCCGACGAGCTGACGGTCCTCGGCGGCATCCGCCACGGCCGCACCCTCGGCGGCCCGATCGCGCTGCGCATCGGCAACTCGGAGTGGCCCAAGTGGTCGACCGTGATGAGCCCGGACCCGGTGCCGGAGTCCGCCCTGCGCAGGCACGCCGGAACCGGCGACGAGCGTGAGATCGCCCGCAACCTCCCGCTGACGCGGCCCCGTCCCGGTCACGCCGACCTGCCCGGCCTGCTCAAGTACGACCTGCCTGATGCCCGTCCCGTCCTGGAGCGCGCTTCCGCCCGTGAGACCGCCGCCCGGGTGGCACTGGGCGCGGTCGCGGAGGCCCTGCTGGAGCAGGTCGCCGGAATCCGCCTGGTCAGCCACGTCGTCCGCATCGGCGCGGTCGAGCTGCCGCCGGCGGTGCCCGCACCGACCCCGGAGGACGAGCAGCGACTTTGTGACGATCCGGTGCGCTGCACCGACCCCGCGACCAGTGCCGCGATGGTCGCCGAGATCGATGCCGCCCGCAAGGCGGGGGACACGCTCGGCGGCGTCGTGGAGGTGATCGCCACCGGCGTGCCGATCGGCCTGGGCACCCACGTGCAGGCGGATCGGCGGCTGGACGCGCGCCTGGCCGGAGCCCTCATGGGTATCCAGGCGGTCAAGGGCGTGGAGATCGGTGACGGCTTCGCGGAGGCCGCCCGCCGTGGCTCGGCCGCTCACGACGAGATCGTCGCGCTGGAGGACGGGCGGGTGGAACGTGCCACCAACCGGGCCGGAGGCATCGAAGGCGGCATCAGCAACGGTGCCGCCGTGAGGGTTCGGGCCGCCTACAAGCCCATCTCCACGGTGCCCCGCGCGCTGCGCACCGTCGACCTGGCCAACGGGGAGCCCGCCTCCGGCCTGCATCAGCGCTCGGACACCACCGCGGTGGTGCCCGGTGCCGTGATCGCCGAGGCGATGGTGGCGCTGGTACTGGCCGACGCCCTGCTGGAGAAGACCGGCGGGGACTCCGCAGCGGAGGCACGCCGCAACCTGTCCGGCTACCTCGCCCGTGTCGCCGAACGCACCCGTTGGTGA
- a CDS encoding L-ribulose-5-phosphate 4-epimerase — MAEKTERIVLADLDVDVREAVAGARERVARLHGELVRWGLVVWTAGNVSERVVVTRADGSVEDTGLFVIKPSGVAYEELAADNMVVCTLDGDKIEDGTPASLTPSSDTAAHAYVYRHMGHVGGVVHTHSTYATAWAARREPVPCVLTMMADEFGGEIPVGPFALIGDDSIGRGIVETLSGSRSPAVLMANHGPFTIGADARAAVKAAAMCEEVARTVHIARQGGEPVPIEQGMIDRLNDRYQNVYGQH, encoded by the coding sequence ATGGCTGAGAAGACCGAGCGGATTGTGTTGGCTGATTTGGATGTGGATGTGCGTGAGGCGGTGGCTGGTGCGCGTGAGCGGGTGGCGCGTTTGCATGGGGAGCTGGTTCGGTGGGGTCTGGTGGTGTGGACGGCTGGGAATGTGTCTGAGCGGGTGGTGGTGACGCGTGCGGATGGGAGTGTGGAGGATACGGGGTTGTTCGTGATTAAGCCGTCGGGGGTGGCGTATGAGGAGCTGGCGGCGGACAACATGGTGGTGTGCACGCTGGATGGGGACAAGATCGAGGACGGCACGCCGGCCTCGCTCACGCCGTCGTCGGATACGGCGGCGCATGCGTATGTGTACCGGCATATGGGGCATGTGGGTGGGGTGGTGCACACGCACTCGACGTATGCGACGGCGTGGGCGGCGCGGCGGGAGCCGGTGCCGTGTGTGCTGACGATGATGGCCGATGAGTTCGGGGGTGAGATTCCGGTGGGTCCGTTTGCCCTGATTGGGGATGATTCGATTGGGCGGGGGATTGTGGAGACCTTGTCGGGGTCGCGGTCGCCGGCGGTGTTGATGGCGAATCACGGCCCGTTCACGATCGGGGCTGATGCGCGGGCGGCGGTGAAGGCCGCGGCGATGTGTGAGGAGGTGGCGCGTACCGTGCATATCGCGCGTCAGGGTGGCGAGCCGGTGCCGATTGAGCAGGGGATGATCGACCGGCTCAACGACCGCTACCAGAACGTCTACGGCCAACACTGA